In Planctomycetota bacterium, a single window of DNA contains:
- a CDS encoding cyclophilin-like fold protein → MHEIRIATDKIEMLATLSDTPTAERIWDALPIESAVNTWGQEIYFSIPVQVDLGVEARDRMEVGELAYWPTGSAFCIFFGKTPASRGDEPRAASPVNPIGRVEGDVKVFRQVRDGETIRLERIEGETP, encoded by the coding sequence ATGCACGAGATTCGAATCGCCACGGACAAGATCGAGATGCTGGCCACCCTGAGCGACACGCCCACGGCCGAACGCATCTGGGACGCCCTGCCCATCGAGAGCGCGGTCAACACCTGGGGCCAGGAGATTTACTTCAGCATTCCCGTCCAGGTGGACCTGGGCGTCGAGGCCCGCGACCGGATGGAAGTCGGGGAACTGGCCTACTGGCCGACGGGCAGCGCGTTCTGCATCTTCTTCGGCAAGACCCCCGCCTCCAGGGGGGACGAGCCGCGAGCCGCCAGCCCCGTCAACCCCATCGGGCGAGTGGAGGGCGACGTCAAGGTCTTCCGCCAGGTTCGCGACGGCGAAACCATCCGCCTGGAACGCATCGAAGGCGAGACCCCGTAA
- a CDS encoding tetratricopeptide repeat protein, which yields MTTVSRADERLAAFLRGAVLVVAAALLLLLPEFRASASFLGAPGLSDPATVLVVGLAFWLMPVLVVASWVAENRARLAHGWMAAPVVLWLLGAVVSTASASDKSSALVRAAEMTGLGTAFFALLQAVRTNADRRFLLAVVLASAIVPGALAIHPGPPGPAAQHPAVLAAVLVLATSVGAGFVAEKLLEVRSRLAFVPAVAAVTTLTALALSWPAWAPGALAESWRAALAVIRDHWATGVGLENFGHQYLAHKAAAAPDAVTDPANLWLSAWSQLGLAGLAAVGGLTVLAARAGLRGRRGEAAPAGEDRSVLRLLAPTVLLAAPAVIALFPLGWRAGAVALGVMALVAGLAAGENPSRLKVSGRPLRLLGAACVAGAAAWLVLAQVEPALLSAPASWALLVVVAAGLSRRAGTEPHRSFRIPLGLAFVLMLAVMAGAFAYVKCLLLPVARERALLAAATQAEGDLDMDETLRKAGRANPLAWEPAYVRGRLWQDRAAEAEGPEQAMATDKAIRAYGEALARHPRLGEAYVRLAACRLAVSGAFEDAGALQAAREYLARAAELAPTDPPTRLRLADVTDRLGEDAAALAEYRRALQLDALVPAGPVVEGISHYSAGSRQLSKEERAAAERRVAELEESLKGATPAR from the coding sequence ATGACGACCGTCTCGCGCGCCGACGAACGGCTGGCCGCCTTTCTTCGCGGGGCCGTCCTCGTCGTTGCCGCCGCCTTGCTCCTCCTCCTGCCGGAGTTCCGCGCCTCGGCCTCGTTCCTCGGCGCGCCGGGCCTTTCGGATCCCGCCACGGTCCTCGTGGTCGGCCTGGCGTTCTGGCTGATGCCGGTCCTCGTGGTCGCCTCGTGGGTGGCCGAGAACCGCGCCCGCCTGGCGCACGGCTGGATGGCGGCGCCGGTCGTCCTGTGGCTACTCGGGGCCGTGGTCTCGACGGCTTCGGCGTCGGACAAGTCGTCGGCCCTGGTGCGTGCGGCGGAGATGACCGGCCTCGGGACCGCCTTCTTCGCCCTCCTCCAGGCCGTCCGCACTAATGCCGACCGGCGGTTCCTCCTCGCCGTCGTCCTCGCCTCCGCCATCGTTCCGGGGGCGCTCGCCATCCACCCGGGCCCCCCAGGACCGGCCGCCCAGCACCCGGCGGTCTTGGCGGCCGTGCTGGTCCTGGCGACCTCGGTCGGCGCAGGTTTCGTCGCGGAGAAACTGTTGGAGGTGCGGTCGCGCCTGGCCTTTGTGCCCGCGGTCGCCGCCGTGACGACCCTGACGGCCCTGGCCCTGTCCTGGCCCGCCTGGGCGCCCGGCGCCCTGGCGGAGTCCTGGCGGGCCGCCCTCGCCGTCATCCGCGACCATTGGGCGACCGGCGTCGGCCTCGAAAACTTCGGCCACCAGTACCTCGCGCACAAGGCGGCCGCGGCGCCCGACGCCGTCACGGACCCGGCCAACCTGTGGCTCTCGGCCTGGAGCCAGTTGGGCCTGGCGGGGCTGGCGGCGGTGGGGGGCCTCACGGTCCTCGCGGCGCGCGCGGGACTCCGGGGCCGGCGCGGCGAAGCGGCGCCGGCGGGCGAGGACCGGTCGGTTCTCCGGCTGCTCGCGCCGACGGTTCTGCTCGCGGCGCCGGCCGTCATCGCGCTCTTTCCGCTCGGATGGCGCGCCGGGGCTGTTGCCCTGGGCGTGATGGCGCTTGTGGCCGGCCTCGCCGCCGGCGAGAACCCGTCGCGGCTGAAGGTTTCCGGGCGGCCGCTTCGGCTGCTTGGCGCCGCCTGCGTCGCGGGTGCAGCGGCGTGGCTGGTCCTGGCGCAGGTGGAACCGGCGCTGCTGTCGGCGCCGGCCTCCTGGGCGCTGCTCGTCGTGGTGGCCGCCGGCCTCTCCCGGCGCGCCGGGACCGAGCCGCACCGCTCCTTCCGCATCCCCCTGGGACTGGCGTTCGTCCTGATGCTGGCGGTGATGGCAGGCGCCTTTGCCTACGTCAAGTGCCTCCTTCTGCCGGTCGCGCGCGAGCGGGCGCTTCTCGCCGCCGCCACCCAGGCCGAAGGCGATCTCGACATGGACGAGACGCTTCGCAAGGCGGGCCGGGCGAACCCGCTCGCCTGGGAGCCGGCGTACGTGCGCGGCAGACTGTGGCAGGACCGCGCCGCCGAGGCCGAGGGACCCGAACAGGCGATGGCGACCGACAAAGCCATCCGCGCCTACGGCGAAGCGCTGGCGCGGCACCCGAGGCTCGGGGAGGCGTACGTCCGTTTGGCCGCCTGCCGGCTCGCCGTCTCCGGAGCGTTCGAGGATGCGGGGGCGCTCCAGGCCGCCAGGGAGTACCTGGCGCGTGCGGCCGAACTGGCACCGACGGACCCGCCGACGCGTCTGCGCCTGGCGGACGTGACGGACCGGCTCGGGGAGGACGCGGCCGCGTTGGCCGAGTATCGCCGCGCCCTCCAACTCGACGCCCTTGTGCCGGCGGGCCCTGTGGTAGAGGGAATCTCTCACTACAGTGCGGGCTCGCGGCAGCTGTCGAAGGAGGAGCGTGCAGCCGCCGAGCGGCGCGTCGCGGAACTCGAAGAAAGCCTGAAAGGGGCGACCCCGGCGCGCTAG